TCCATGTTTCGTCTGTGTCCAATGTAATCACTAAGCCAGAACTCAAAAAGGGTAAAGTCGTTCCGTTGAGCCAATGTCGCGAGACGTTCTCCGGCCTCGTGCGGTTCCAGAAGGGGGATGTCTGTGAAGCCCAGGCGGTCCCTCCATGCGCTGCCCGTGAAGTCGGCAGACAGGGCTTCTCCATTCAGGAGATCATCCACAGTTTTCAGAGGGATTCCGGCGCCGAGAACCGCTTGAGCGATGGTCCCCCTGGCTCGGGGGCCAGATGACGTGGTTTCGAAATATTGGGGAGGGAAAGCATTCACGAACGCCACACGGCAACCCCGGTTCACCAGAGTGGTCAGCAAACTCCCACCCTTCAGGAATCTGGCGATATCCGAATTTGGCCTGGGTCCATGATGATATCCAACTATGGCGGGCACATTTTGACCGGTGAGCAGGGCGGCCTGGCCAGTGGCACTCTGGGGCAGCCCGTCTACTCCCAGACACGCATCGAGAGCCTTCAGGGTGGCCCGCCCCGTTTCCAGTTGCCCATGGGAGACAAGTTTCTCTCCGCCAAGGAGGGTTTCTAAATGTGGCATCCTGGCACGGGCCAGGGGATTGATTTTGGGATCATCCGGTCCCAGTCCAACGCCATCGAGGAAGAGTAGGAGGAACTTCATGCAGCAATATAGACCAAAGGTTTACTGACAGCAATATCAGAGTGGATTGTACCATTCTCCATTGGAATCCCCACCCGCTCATCCGCGGACATCTCATGACCTTAGTGGGAGATTCAGGATTGCACCACTGTTATCCCTCAATGCAGCGAGACATTACATTGGCCTCTGTCATCTCAAGATACTCAAATATGGCATAATGGAACGGTGAATTCTATCCCTTCTCTTTTGTGTCTTTCTTTTCCAGACTTAGCGGGCCCGACCCGAAATACATAATGATAATTGCCGCTCCTGCCATGGAAATGTTCTTCATGAACATCGCCATCTGCATTTGGGACATCATCTGGTCCTCTACATCCCAAAAGTCATGCATGACAAATGCCACGATTACAAGAAAGATAAGAAGAAGTGCGGCGCCGATTTTTGCTTTGTAGCCAACTAAGACACTGATTCCGCCGACAATAATCACGATGCCGGAGACTATGACAGCTACTGAGGGAAGCGGTACCCCCTTTGATCCCACCCACATGCTTGCTGACTCGAGACCCATCAAATGTCCCATAAGTCCAGACGTTATGAAGATTAGAGAATAGAGAATGCGACCACTCAATACGGCGTATTGCATAATGATCTCCTTTCGAATTTTGTCTCTGGCCAGATTCTTTGACTATTGACGGCGACAAGTGTACAATCCATCAGTTCAGGGGTTAGTTAACACCAAACGGGACCCAATCAAGAACAGCGTCCATTGTTATTTCTCCCGGGAGAATGCACCCTCCTTAAGGTGAGCAGATTCAAACTGGGGGATAAACTTGTCAAGTACTTCTCGGCTGAGAGAAACAAAGACATGGACCCCGGCTTTCCTGGTTGCAATTAGATCAGCATTCTCCAATATCCGGTAGTGATGGGACATGGCAGGCTTACTGATGTCGAATTCCTGATCAAAATCTCCGCAGCTCAATTCTTCTTTTTCCAACAGAAGACGAATGATTCTGTAGCGGGTTGGATCGGCCAGTGCCTTGAACACTTTCACCGCCTGTTTTTCAAACTGGCTCATAATAATTACATATTTAACTAATTAGTGAACTATTGAAATATAAGTTCAAACATTCATGAGTGGCAAGATTTTCGTGAGCATGTCAATGGTTCGATTCCGGGCCGGGCGAGGAAGGAACTTCCCGCAACCATATTCAGCAGGGAGTTTTTGCGTCCGAACACGGAACAATCCTTCGGTATTGTCCGGAAGCGAATTCATCAGTAAATTTTGACTGACCGGTCGGTCAGTATGCTTGATTGATTTATGGGCAGAATGAAAAAAGACAAGAAAACTCAGATCGTCGAAGCTGCCATTACCGTTTTTGCCCGTGAGGGATTGGAAAGAGGTAGGATTTCAGACATTGCGGCAGAGGCAGGCATCGGGAAGGGAACCGTGTATGAGTACTTTCGCAGCAAGGATGAAATTTTTTCTGCTATCGAGGTAGCGGTCCTGGGGGAAATGATGAGTCAGATCAATGAGCTGTTGGCCTATGACCGTGTTCCGTCAGAAACCCTGCGGTTGCTAATGGAACAAGGCATTGATGCCATGATCGAGATGGGCGACGCCATATTGATTGTTACGGAATTGTGGGCACAGGGGGCCCGGGGACTCTGGCATGATCGCGGCAAAACGTCCCTGGCAAGAATCTATGGCGAATTCAGAGATCGCATTAAACTCGTTCTCCAGAAAGGGATAGATTCGGGAGAATTCAGAAAGATGAACCTGGATGGCGTGGCAACCTTGCTGATGGCCTTCATGGATGGGCTAGCGTGGCAATATGTGCTATTAAAGGATGAAACGGAATTCAACAAAGCAAGGAATGAAGCGATTCAATCGTTTATGAAAGGAATCGAAAAATGATCTTTCGGGTTCTATCTCTACTCTGTTTGGCCCCCGGATTTCTTCTCCGCGGTCAGAATCCAACGGGTGCGGACATCATTGAGAAAGTGAATGAAATCATGAGTCCCATGAACAGCAAGGGGGTCATGACACAGACGATTGTCACCACCTCCGGGAAAAAGCGAACCTTTGTGTTTGAAATGTACTCGACCAACAGGGGTGAAAAGACATTGATGCGCTATACGAAACCCGCAAGCATAAAGGATCAGGCTTTTCTCATGCTCAATAATGCCGATGATATCTGGTCGTACTTTCCCCGCACAAACCGCATCCGCAAACTCGCTTCCCATGCCAAAAAACAGAAACTGCAGGGGAGTGATTTCACTTATGAGGATATGGGTTCAGGAGATAGCTGGATCCACGAGTTCAAAGCCACCAATCTGGGGAGTGTAGAACTGAACGGTGACTCGTGCTGGAAAGTCCGGCTGGATGGAATTGACGAACAGGACCCGGCTTATGAGAAAATGATGATCTGGGTGAGACAGTACGACCATTATCCTCTCCAGGTTGATTACTACGAGGACGGAGACGTCCCGACGAAATCCCTGTTCATGAAGGATATCCAACAAATCGATGGCATTCCGACAGCCATGCATATGACCATGCATAACCACGGAGACGCTACCCAGACAGAGATGATAACCCTTTCTATTACGTACGGATGGGAACCGCCCCCAGGCTTTTTCTCAGAACGAAATCTCCGCAGGTGATTAGTACATTAGTTGATTAGTTGTTGGGGACAGAGCGTGAAAACAAACGAATAAGAGTGAGGTAAGAGACACCGTGACCAAGACAATCAAGAATTCCCTGGATTTCACCGCACTGGATTGTTGGAAAAAATGTCGCGAAGTGAAGTTGCTATTCTATAATGAAATATTACCAATACTGCCAGAGGAAGAAAAATATAATTTGAGTAGCCAAATTCGCCGGGCAAGTATCGGGATTACGTCGAATATTGCTGAAGGGTATGGTCGCTATCATTATCAAGAATCTATTCAGTACTACAGAATATCAAGAGGTTCACTTTATGAACTTAAGGATCATCTAATATCCTGCATTGACCTTAATTACATTCCAAAAGACCTGTTTGATAGAATGGTGGCGCATCTTGAGGAAGCAATAAAACTTGTAAATGGTTTCATCCGGTATATCGGGAAGAAAAAGGAATCGTCAAATGAGCAAGCTTAAGAGGATCGTTTGGTTGGCTTTTCTTTTTCCAATATACCAATTTCCTAATCAACTAATATCCCAGACCGAATTTTTCGGGTACTATGAATCCGAGATGGACCAGATGCAATCACGGGCCACGGACTACTTTTTCGGCTACAACAAAGTTCGCCTCGACCTTCACGTGTCACCGCTGGAGGAAGTGACCTTTCTTGCAAACGTGAATTATCAACTGTTCCATGGTCAGGAAGAATGGAACCTGTTTGATTTTCTTCCCTCTCATGTGACGGATCAATTAATGAACATTGGATTAGTCGAGTTCCCTTTTTCGCTTCAAGACACTCTCTATCTGGATAATGCCTATCTGAGATTGAGTGCGAAAGCCTTCGACGTAACCGTGGGCAAACAGCAGCTGTCGCTGGGAACGGGCTACGCGTGGAATCCCCTGGACATCTTTAATCGCAAGCAACTTCTCGACCCAACGTATGAACAGACCGGCGTGAATTCCATTCGCCTGGAGATACCGGTAGCGGAACGTCTTCTGGTTGATCTTATTCTATCACCGGGTCATGAGTGGAATTCGTCTGACCGGCTGATGCGGGGCAAAATCGGACTTGGCCGGTTTGACATTATTACCACAGCGGGAATCTATGACTGGAGTCTGACCAAGTTTGACTCCTCCACCTTCCAGCCGGCGCGAGCTAACGAAAAGAGAAGAATGATAGGGGGAGCGGCGGTAGGGGAGCTGTTCAAGTGGGGAGTCTGGGGCGAAGGGGGTTGGATTTCCGTGGAAAGTGATGAGGAGTTCCTTGAATTCCTTGTTGGGGCGGACCACACGTTCGATTTCTCCACCTACCTTCTGTTGGAATACTACCACAATGGTAACGGTTTTCTCAACCGGGAGAATCTGCGGCTCGAGGATTACCTCAGCTATTTCAGCGGTGAGGCACACAGTCTAATGCAGGACTATGTTTTCCTGTTCGTGAATCATCCGGTAACCGATCTGTTGACTCTGGGAATGTTTGGCATCGCGAATCTAAATGACGAAAGCGCCGTGATTAACCCGCAACTGGAATACAGCCTTTTTGAAGACGTTGTTCTGAGTCTTCTTCTAAGCACCTCCCGGGGCCATGACGATTCCGAGTTTGGAGTCCAGGATTGGGGAGTCAGATTAAGGGTGAGGGCCTATTTCTGACGGCACAGTGTGGAGGGCCAAGGAATTGATAATTGACTATTGAAATCTGGAGAAATGGAGAAGTGGAGGAATGGAGAGATGGAGAACATTGACTATTGACAATTGATTATTGAAATCTGGAGAAATGGAGAAGTGGAGGAATGGAGAGATGGAGAAAGTGATGCGTAATTCGTGACTGCCATCTGGTTACTGGTTCACTGGTTACTTGATCCTTGATACCTGATCCTTGCTACTTGATCCTTGACACTTGTTACTTGACACTTGATCCTTGATCTTTGGTTATTGACTAGTGAGTACCTACGTCCTAATGAAGATTCTGGAATCGTCCCCCGGACGGTACGACGTGGGTATTCGCCTCATGACTCTGGGGAGGTTGGACCGGGCTTATGACCGGTTGGTGTCAAACGTCAAGAGTGGACAGCATGTTCTCGACATCGGCTGTGGAACGGGCGCGCTGTCTTTGAGAGCTGCAAAGAAGGGGGCGAAGGTCAAAGGAATTGATATCAATCCCCAAATGCTGGGAATTGCCCAGGAGAGGGTAGACGATGCGGAGTTTTCTCAGATTGTGAACCTTGTGGAAATGGGCGTTGCGGAGCTGGGAAAAGAGAAAGCCGAAAACTACGACGTCGTCATGAGCGGCCTCTGTTTTTCTGAATTGAGTGAGGATGAGGCACTCTATACTCTCAAAGAAATAAGAAGAATCCTGAAGCCCGGCGGAATTTTCCTTATCGCTGACGAATCAAGGCCGGAGGGCTTTCTTGCAAGACTATTGATCAGGCTGGTGAGGTTTCCTCTCGTGGTGATCACTTATCTTGTGACACAGGCAACGACTCGTGCGGTCAAAAACCTTCAGGACAAGGTGACGGCAGCAGGTTTCCAGGTGAAGTCCGCAAGGTACAACAGCACAAGAAGTTTTCTGGAACTTGTGGCCAGGAATCCGGGAAATTCTCCAACGTGACTCATCTAAACTTTCTTCTGCTAAATATTGCCGAGACTTTTCTCAGGGTGCTACCCATTGGGTGCAAAACGGGTTTGATTCAAATTGGGAATCCGGACAGAAACTCGCCTGTGCTTTTGACCTGCAATTTTCATCTGACGGTGGAACGTGCAAAAAGGGCTCTGAAAGGAACAGACTCCTTTCTTCTCGTGGCAAACAGTGGAGGGATCAATGTCTGGTGTGCCGCAACCGGCGGAATGCTCACCAATCACGACATCATTTCCGTTTTGAAAACCAGCGGTATTGAGGATCTCGTAGATCACAGAGAATTGATCCTGCCCCAACTGGCCGCCACGGGGATTGATGGCAGGGCGATCCGTCAAAAGACTAAATGGAAGGTAATCTGGGGGCCGGTGGATGTTAAAGATGTCCCCGCCTTTTTGAAAGACAACTTGAACAAACCACCGGCGATGAAGGAAGTCAAGTTTCCCCTGAGTCGACGCGTGGAGATGGCCATAGCTTGGGCCTTTCCCATATCGGTGGTCTTCAGCCTGATCCTGCTTTTCTTCTGGACTGAAGCCATTGTGCCTGTCATTCTCATAATCTGGGTGTTATCATTTTTGATCTTCGTCACTTTCCCCTGGTACAGGAGATGGCTACAGCCAAAGACGAAGAGACTTGGGTTTGTCTTTTTTGATTTTGGACGCGGGGGTATTCAATTGATCCTTTTGGGTATCTTGATCGTTGCTCTCGCTGGCATAGGGCATGCGACGGGACATCTTTCCTGGCCTTTTGTTCTTCGCTGGGGAACGCTGCTTGCTGTTGTGGTTCTCATGCTGAGCATTGATTTAATGGGGAGCACGCCTCTTTACAAAAGCGGGTTGCATAAGGACAGACTGTTGGATGTGGTGATCGATGAGAACAAGTGCAAAGGAGCCGGTTTCTGCGAACAGGTATGTCCCAGGAACTGCTATGACGTGGATATGGAGAAGCGCCTCGCCACCAGGCCGAGGGGAGACCTCTGCGTCCAGTGCGGAGCGTGCATTGTTCAGTGTCCATTCGACGCCCTGTTCTTTGAGAGTCCGGATGGAGAAGTCATCCTTCCGGATGCCGTCAGGAAATTCAAGCTGAACATGATGGGAAAGCGATTGGTAAACGTAGGGGAGAGGTAAAACCATGAGAGAAAAACTGCTGGTCAGACTTGCCCATGGAGCGGTCTACAGGACCAGATGGATGATCATCGGAGTAGTGATTTTGACAATTCTATTCGGAGCACTGGGGAGTCGTATTGAGATTACTCCCAAGTGGTCTGACATGCTTCCCAGGGGGGACAAAAGGACCGTAGAATTCGATCGGATCCTGGAGGAATTCATTTCGGCATCCAGCATCGTGATCGTGGTCCAGGGTGAGGAAGAAAGAATCAAAGCATTTGCCGATTCCCTTGCCCCAAGATTGCTGGAGCCCCTTGCCGTGCCTGGGAGCGAATCAGAGAAAAGACTTTTCGTTCGCAGGGTTGATTACAAGCAGGAGGTTGATTTTATCAAAGAACGCGGATTCATGCTCATGAAGGCCAGCGAACTGGCAAACATGAAAGATCTGTTTGAAGACGCCAGCCTGGCTCCCCTCCTGACCCACATAAACAACAGTTTTGAACGGGAATACTTTGAGACCGAGGAATCGTTGAGTACCCGGGAAAAGGAAGACGGAGCCTTTATGTTTCTTGACGGGATCGAATCCTGGCTCCGGGTGATGGAGCGCTATCTCCGCGGTGAGAAAGTTTCTCCCGAGGAATCACACAGAGCTGCAGATAACCTTCTGATGGGGGACCCCTTTTTCATTTCCTATGACAGGAAAGCTCTCATTCTGAATGCTATCCCCAATTTCAATTTGATGGACATCGATCTCATGGTGAAAGGAACGGACGCCGTGCAAGCCGTGATGGACGAGACTTTGAAAGGTTTTCCTGGAGTTCGAGCCGGACTCACCGGGACCATTCCCCTGGGACGCGACGAAATGGTATACAGCATGCAGGGGCTCGAGTACACCTCCCTTCTCGCCCTCCTATCCATCGGTGTTCTGTTAATGCTCTCTTTCCGCATGTGGGTCGCGCCCCTGTTGGCCCTGGTGAATCTCGTGGTGGGGCTGATCTGGGCAATGGGGGTTGTGGCTCTGTTTGTCCCCGTATTGAATATCATGACCGCTATGTTCGTGGTGGTATTATTGGGATTGGGCATCGATTTTTCCATCCACATTATTGCCGGCTGTACCGAAATGATGGCTCTGGGCCACCCATTGGACAAGGCGATAAGGGAGGGTTTGCTGAAGACGGGCAAGGGGGTGATGACGGGCGCTGTCACGACAGCCTGTGCCTTCCTGGCTTTGATGATTGGTCAGTCGAGAGCTTTGAGTGAGATGGGCCTGGTCACAGGGGTTGGACTGCTGGCAGTTTGCGTCTCCAGCCTAACCTTATTACCCTCTTTACTCGTGATCCGCGAACGGATAAAGCAGAAACGGCAGCGAAGAGTTGAACCCCGGGATATTTCTTTTGTTTTTCTGGGCCGCATGAGTACGGTTTTAAAAAGGAATTATCCATTCACCATTGCGGGAGCGACCGTGGTGACAATTCTGTTAGTATGGTCAGCCATCAAGATCACGTTCGACCATAACTACATGAATATAGAGGTGGAAGGAATACCAAGTATCACGCTGCAGGATACCGTTCTGGAGAAGTTTGACCTGAGTATGGACTTTGCCTACCTGGTGGCAGAGGGAGTGGAGGAATCACGCACCCTTGCGGAGGAGGCAAAAAACTACGCTTCCGTGGCCATGGTGGAAGATATTTCACTGTATCTCCCTTCCATTGAAGATCAGACGGCAAGAAGACCTCACATCGACGATATACACAGAAGGATGAATGACTCCCGAATCATCGATCTTCGGAGGAAAGAGATGGCGGCATTCCAGAAGGAATTAGGTCGCCTTCGGGACAATATCGTGGAGTTACAGGACATGTCCATTCTCGGTGGCCACGACAAGGTCTATCTCAAGACAGGCCGAATGGTTGGGGTCATTCCGGAGGAAGAGGATGTCTCCCTCATGGCCCTTCAGAGGACCCTGGCTAGGGAAAAGGCTGACATAACCGAAGGGTCGCTTTCCCAGTTTGTTGACTACTTTGCTGCCAATGTATCCGATCCGGAACGGTTAAACGCCTTTCAGGATGATTTTGGCGGGTATTTCAAGAAGAGTGTTCTGGGCATGGCAAACAGAGAGGCTATTTCACTTGAAATGTTGCCGCCGTCGATTGTTGACCGGTATGCTAATGATGACAGAACCCTATTCCTGGTGACCGTACTTCCCGGGGACAATATCTGGCAGGATGCGCGCTTTCTCGAGCGATTCACTGACGATCTGGACAAGATAAGTGAGCGGGCAACGGGATTTCCTCCTGTTTTCCGGGCGCTCATCGAAATTATCGGAAGAGACGGCCGCAATGCGGCCATGTTGACCCTGATTGTGGTATTCCTCTTATTGTGGATCGATTTCCGTCATCCCGGCCATGCCCTCATGGCGATGATTCCCCTTGGAGCGGGGATGATCTGGATGGTAGGGGTGATGCAGCTTGTTGGAGATCAACTGGATGTCATGAATGTCATGGCCATTCCCATGATCCTCGGTATTGGCATCGATGATGGGGTGCACATTGTGCACCGATGGAAACGGGAAGGCGTGAATTCGGAAAGAACTGTTTTCGCAAGCACCGGGAAAGCGATCCTGTTAACTTCTCTCACCACGATGCTGGCCTTCGGCTCACTGGTGTTTTCTATCTGGCGAGGCTACGGCAGTCTCGGAATAGCCCTCCTTATTGGAGTGGGAACCTGTTTTCTGACTACAGTCATCATTCTTCCCGGAATTTTGGGGTGGATTGAAAAGTAGTCCCTCTTAATTCTGTTGACATTCTCCTCGCCGTAGTGGTATCATGTCGGACAATTTTTTTGAAGCTCATGAACGTCAATAAGTCATTTATTTTCCATCTTGTTTTCATTGTTCTCCTGGGACTTCTGGGGGGTTGTTCCCAGAAGAAGGGGAACAGGGGAGTGGTGGTGTCCGTCCACCCGATCGCCTCCCAAATTGGTCTGGAAGTTCTCAAGGAAGGCGGCAATGCCGTCGATGCGGCGGTGGCCACTGGCCTCGCTCTGGGGGTTGTGAATCAATTCAGCTCCGGAATCGGCGGAGGTGGTTTTATGGTTATCCGGACGGTCGACGGAACGATCTATGCGGTAGACGGGAGGGAGAAGGCACCGGCTGCAGCGACCCGAGATATGTACGTGGAGGACGGAGAGGTCAACACGGCTCTCAGCCGCAACGGGCCCCTTGCTGTCGCCGTTCCGGGAATTCTGGCCGCCTATGAAAAGGCCCTGGAGCTCGCCGGAACGCAGCCCCTTTCGGAATTGATTCGCCCGTCTGTCCAGGTGGCCGAAAATGGGTTCCTGTTGGATACCTCATATGTTTCCCATTACCGGGGGACCATTGAGGAGCTCAGAAAGGATCCGGCCTCGAGCGCCACCTACTTCCATCCTGATGGGTCGCCCCTCAAAGAAGGGGATATTTTCAATCAGAGGGACCTGGCGGAGACGTATCGCCGCATTGGTGAGGAGGGAACTGACTACTTCTATCGAGGTGATTTTGCGAGGAAACTGGCAGCGTACATGGCAGAGAACGGCGGTCTCCTCACATTTTCGGATATGGCTTCCTACGAAGCAGTGGCCCGGGAGCCTGTTATCAGCCGCTACAGAAATTTTGAAATCATCGGCATGGGTCCTCCCAATTCCGGTGGGGTTCATCTGGCGCAGCTCCTGAATATGACCGAAATCTCCGGCATTTTGGATGGAAGATCCCCGTGGGATGAGAAAAGTATTTTCTTTGTATCCCGCTTCATGGCGAAAGCATTTGAGGACCGGGCCGAGCATCTCGGTGATATCGATTTCTACCCTGTCCCCATTGCACAGCTTACGAGCCGGTCCTACGCGGATTCTGTTGTATCGGAAATCATGGTTCAAGAACAGTTAGCCGGTGGGCAC
This Candidatus Neomarinimicrobiota bacterium DNA region includes the following protein-coding sequences:
- a CDS encoding MMPL family transporter produces the protein MREKLLVRLAHGAVYRTRWMIIGVVILTILFGALGSRIEITPKWSDMLPRGDKRTVEFDRILEEFISASSIVIVVQGEEERIKAFADSLAPRLLEPLAVPGSESEKRLFVRRVDYKQEVDFIKERGFMLMKASELANMKDLFEDASLAPLLTHINNSFEREYFETEESLSTREKEDGAFMFLDGIESWLRVMERYLRGEKVSPEESHRAADNLLMGDPFFISYDRKALILNAIPNFNLMDIDLMVKGTDAVQAVMDETLKGFPGVRAGLTGTIPLGRDEMVYSMQGLEYTSLLALLSIGVLLMLSFRMWVAPLLALVNLVVGLIWAMGVVALFVPVLNIMTAMFVVVLLGLGIDFSIHIIAGCTEMMALGHPLDKAIREGLLKTGKGVMTGAVTTACAFLALMIGQSRALSEMGLVTGVGLLAVCVSSLTLLPSLLVIRERIKQKRQRRVEPRDISFVFLGRMSTVLKRNYPFTIAGATVVTILLVWSAIKITFDHNYMNIEVEGIPSITLQDTVLEKFDLSMDFAYLVAEGVEESRTLAEEAKNYASVAMVEDISLYLPSIEDQTARRPHIDDIHRRMNDSRIIDLRRKEMAAFQKELGRLRDNIVELQDMSILGGHDKVYLKTGRMVGVIPEEEDVSLMALQRTLAREKADITEGSLSQFVDYFAANVSDPERLNAFQDDFGGYFKKSVLGMANREAISLEMLPPSIVDRYANDDRTLFLVTVLPGDNIWQDARFLERFTDDLDKISERATGFPPVFRALIEIIGRDGRNAAMLTLIVVFLLLWIDFRHPGHALMAMIPLGAGMIWMVGVMQLVGDQLDVMNVMAIPMILGIGIDDGVHIVHRWKREGVNSERTVFASTGKAILLTSLTTMLAFGSLVFSIWRGYGSLGIALLIGVGTCFLTTVIILPGILGWIEK
- the ggt gene encoding gamma-glutamyltransferase; the encoded protein is MNVNKSFIFHLVFIVLLGLLGGCSQKKGNRGVVVSVHPIASQIGLEVLKEGGNAVDAAVATGLALGVVNQFSSGIGGGGFMVIRTVDGTIYAVDGREKAPAAATRDMYVEDGEVNTALSRNGPLAVAVPGILAAYEKALELAGTQPLSELIRPSVQVAENGFLLDTSYVSHYRGTIEELRKDPASSATYFHPDGSPLKEGDIFNQRDLAETYRRIGEEGTDYFYRGDFARKLAAYMAENGGLLTFSDMASYEAVAREPVISRYRNFEIIGMGPPNSGGVHLAQLLNMTEISGILDGRSPWDEKSIFFVSRFMAKAFEDRAEHLGDIDFYPVPIAQLTSRSYADSVVSEIMVQEQLAGGHLVGSLEAGHTTNFCVIDPWGNAVAVNQTVNLTYGAKVTVPGTGVVLNCEMDDFSARPGVPNYFGLLGSEANAIEPGKRPLSSMSPTIVVNGDRPVMILGGAGGPRIITAILQVMINYLDFKMSLAQALGHPRFHHQFIPETLFMEEMMVHPFREGQEQRGQKVALRKSLGRIQAIAWSEEEKEYVGVSDPRSGNGSVAYIR
- a CDS encoding four helix bundle protein, with translation MTKTIKNSLDFTALDCWKKCREVKLLFYNEILPILPEEEKYNLSSQIRRASIGITSNIAEGYGRYHYQESIQYYRISRGSLYELKDHLISCIDLNYIPKDLFDRMVAHLEEAIKLVNGFIRYIGKKKESSNEQA
- a CDS encoding alkaline phosphatase family protein gives rise to the protein MKFLLLFLDGVGLGPDDPKINPLARARMPHLETLLGGEKLVSHGQLETGRATLKALDACLGVDGLPQSATGQAALLTGQNVPAIVGYHHGPRPNSDIARFLKGGSLLTTLVNRGCRVAFVNAFPPQYFETTSSGPRARGTIAQAVLGAGIPLKTVDDLLNGEALSADFTGSAWRDRLGFTDIPLLEPHEAGERLATLAQRNDFTLFEFWLSDYIGHRRNMETASTMLATVDQVLGGLLDAWDEDRGLILITSDHGNLEDLSTRRHTTNSVPGLIIGPPHYRYPFSASLRNLTHIAPAIARLFEPGSG
- a CDS encoding TetR/AcrR family transcriptional regulator, producing the protein MKKDKKTQIVEAAITVFAREGLERGRISDIAAEAGIGKGTVYEYFRSKDEIFSAIEVAVLGEMMSQINELLAYDRVPSETLRLLMEQGIDAMIEMGDAILIVTELWAQGARGLWHDRGKTSLARIYGEFRDRIKLVLQKGIDSGEFRKMNLDGVATLLMAFMDGLAWQYVLLKDETEFNKARNEAIQSFMKGIEK
- the cpaM gene encoding corrinoid protein-associated methyltransferase CpaM gives rise to the protein MSTYVLMKILESSPGRYDVGIRLMTLGRLDRAYDRLVSNVKSGQHVLDIGCGTGALSLRAAKKGAKVKGIDINPQMLGIAQERVDDAEFSQIVNLVEMGVAELGKEKAENYDVVMSGLCFSELSEDEALYTLKEIRRILKPGGIFLIADESRPEGFLARLLIRLVRFPLVVITYLVTQATTRAVKNLQDKVTAAGFQVKSARYNSTRSFLELVARNPGNSPT
- a CDS encoding outer membrane lipoprotein-sorting protein; amino-acid sequence: MIFRVLSLLCLAPGFLLRGQNPTGADIIEKVNEIMSPMNSKGVMTQTIVTTSGKKRTFVFEMYSTNRGEKTLMRYTKPASIKDQAFLMLNNADDIWSYFPRTNRIRKLASHAKKQKLQGSDFTYEDMGSGDSWIHEFKATNLGSVELNGDSCWKVRLDGIDEQDPAYEKMMIWVRQYDHYPLQVDYYEDGDVPTKSLFMKDIQQIDGIPTAMHMTMHNHGDATQTEMITLSITYGWEPPPGFFSERNLRR
- a CDS encoding DoxX family protein yields the protein MQYAVLSGRILYSLIFITSGLMGHLMGLESASMWVGSKGVPLPSVAVIVSGIVIIVGGISVLVGYKAKIGAALLLIFLVIVAFVMHDFWDVEDQMMSQMQMAMFMKNISMAGAAIIIMYFGSGPLSLEKKDTKEKG
- a CDS encoding HgcAB-like fusion protein, whose translation is MTHLNFLLLNIAETFLRVLPIGCKTGLIQIGNPDRNSPVLLTCNFHLTVERAKRALKGTDSFLLVANSGGINVWCAATGGMLTNHDIISVLKTSGIEDLVDHRELILPQLAATGIDGRAIRQKTKWKVIWGPVDVKDVPAFLKDNLNKPPAMKEVKFPLSRRVEMAIAWAFPISVVFSLILLFFWTEAIVPVILIIWVLSFLIFVTFPWYRRWLQPKTKRLGFVFFDFGRGGIQLILLGILIVALAGIGHATGHLSWPFVLRWGTLLAVVVLMLSIDLMGSTPLYKSGLHKDRLLDVVIDENKCKGAGFCEQVCPRNCYDVDMEKRLATRPRGDLCVQCGACIVQCPFDALFFESPDGEVILPDAVRKFKLNMMGKRLVNVGER
- a CDS encoding metalloregulator ArsR/SmtB family transcription factor produces the protein MSQFEKQAVKVFKALADPTRYRIIRLLLEKEELSCGDFDQEFDISKPAMSHHYRILENADLIATRKAGVHVFVSLSREVLDKFIPQFESAHLKEGAFSREK